Genomic segment of Nostoc sp. TCL240-02:
AATTACTTTTATTTAACCTTCGCTTACCCTAACTTCTCATGGAATATGGAAAATCTTGCTTCCATTTTTCTGTAATGCGAGGGTATAGTGTACACATAAGTCCTAAAAACCTAGCTTCATAAGTTTTTACTCGTTCTCATCCTCTACATCGGAACTAAACAAGCTATTTTCCCAGACAGGGATGTGGCAGAGAATCCACAACAAACTTTTTATCTAATGAAACCTGAGCTTCTGAGTTATTCCTAGATTGCCGTAGGATATAGAGCCATACAGTTCAGATAAGACCAAAACACTTGTAGAGACGGCGATAAATCGCCGTCTCAAAACCCACGATTTTGTACAAATAGCGCTAAACCCAAGCGTATTGGGATATATGGCGTTTTGATTGAGTGCAATTTTCACCCAGAATTTGTATAAGGAACAAAAAATTAGTACATCAGCGTCTGTATTTATATCTGTTTCAGGACAAATATACTAAATTAATTCCAACTGGTGAAGTACTGGAATTATATATTTTATTGCCTATACGTGGTTGGATACTATTTCCCAGTTCTATAACTATTGAGTAACATCGCTATATTACGATGAAAACCATGCTGAAAAAATACCTTAACACCAATCAAGCACGAATTTTCACTGCTTTGATTTTGACTGGAATTTTGTCTGTAACTAGCAGTTTAACGCTTATCAAAGATGCGACGGGGGCTTCTGCTAACCTCTCGTTAGAAACAAACAATGAAGTCCTCAAAGATAATATTAAACCAAATCGCTTGCCACGTCCAGTAGCTAAGGCGGTACTGCGAGATTTAGCCCGCAAACAGGGAATTTTTACTAGCCAACTGCAAATTATTGATTATAGTCAACAGACTTGGCGCAATGGTTGCTTGGAACTGCCCCAATCGGATGAAATCTGCACCCAAGCGTTAGTTCCTGGTTGGCGGATTGTGGTATCTAATGGCAAAAAAAACTGGGTTTATCATACCAATAACAATGGGCGATCGCTACGTTTAGCTTCGGCAAATACTCCTTCTAACAATCTGCCAGATGAATTACCTGCGTCTGTAAAAAATGCTGTTTTGCAAGCTGCATCCAGACGTTTGCAACAGCCAATTTCTCAGCTAACCATCATTCAAGTTCAATCGCAAACTTGGAGAGATAGCTGTTTAGAATTAGCTAATGCTGATGAATTCTGTACCCAAGCTTTGGTATCAGGCTGGCGAGTAGTTGTTGGTGCGGTTGACCAAACCTTGGTTTATCATACTAATCAAACAGGTTCCGCAGTCAGACTGAACCAAAAGGCTAACGAAGGTACACTGTCCCCTGTGCAAATTCCAGCCAGCGAGTTACCACCACCGTTAGATCGAGATATAGTATTTCGGCAAATCTCCAGTGGCGGTTTTGCTGGTAGAACCTACCAGACTGTCTTACTCAAAGATGGGCGATTGATTCGCGTGCGGATTGGTGATGCCAATGATTCGGAACGCAGTGTTCGCAGCGTTTCTGTGCAACAGGTGCAACAATTTCAGAGATATTTGGAACGCTCTAATTTTAGTAAATTCCAAAATTTAAGTTACCCAGCCCCCAGTGGTGCTGCTGATTATATCACCTTCACTCTTACCAGCCAAAAGGGTACAGTTCAGTACAATGATATTTCTCGAAATAACCTGCCAACGAATTTACAAGCAGCAGTCAAAGCCTGGAATCAACTCGTAGCCAGCGCCCAATAAATGATCAACCTCAGCAATGGGATTAAATAGCGATTGTTTTAGCGCTTACAATCGAAACGATCGCTATTTATGCTGATTGTTCATAATTTGATGATGTTTCTAGCAAATGATGAAAAGGTTTATCAAGTGGTGTGTTGATCATTCTTGGTGGAATATTCGCCAAAGCAGAAAGTCGGGGTTATTTGCCGTTATCGTTACCTTAAGTGTGGTAGCTACGGTGATGCTATCGTTCCCATTGAACGCTCAAATTAATCTGCCGCCAAAACTAGCATCTGAGTTAAGGGGAGTATGGTTAACAAATATTGATAGTGATGTATTATTTGAGCGCGATCGCCTCAAGGGATCTTTGCAACGCCTTGATGAACTCAATTTTAATACCATATATCCGGCGGTTTGGAATTGGGGATATACATTGTATCCCAGCAAAGTTGCCCAAAAAGTAATTGGGCGATCGCTCGATCCCACACCCGGATTACAAGGGCGAGATATCCTCAAAGAAATTGTCGATGTGGGACATCAAAAAGGGCTAACAGTGATTCCCTGGTTTGAATTTGGCTTCATGGCACCAGCCGACTCTCTCTTAGCTAAAAATCGCCCCCAATGGCTTACTAGTCGCAGCGACGGGACTCGGATTGTCCAAGAAGGCACGCATAACCGTGTTTGGCTAAATCCCTTTCGCCCAGAAGTACAACAATTTATCCAAGATTTAATCGTTGAAATTGTCAGAAACTACAATATTGACGGCATTCAATTTGATGACCATTTTGGCTTACCATCAGAATTAGGTTACGATGCTTACACAGTGGCACTTTACAAAAAAGAACACCGTGGTAAAGCTCCCTCCAAAAATTTTAGAGATCCAGAATGGGTGCGTTGGAGAGCCAACAAAATCACCGAGTTTATGAAACGGGTATTCAAAACTATCAAAGCTACTAAAAAAGATTGCCTAGTTTCCATTGCGCCCAATCCTCAACGTTTTTCTTACGAGTTCTTTTTAGCGGACTGGCAAAAGTGGGAACGGTTGGGAATCGTTGAAGACTTAGTTTTGCAGATATATCGTGATGATTTAAATGTTTTTGTTAACGAATTAGAATATCCAGAAGTAAAAGCGGCAAAAAGGCATATTCCAGTGAGTGTGGGCATTTTAGCTGGGTTAAAAAACCGATCTGTGCCGATGCAACAGATTCAGACACAAGTGCAAAAAATCCGCGATCGCAATTTTGCTGGAGTCTCCTTCTTTTTCTATGAATCCCTCTGGAATATGGGCAAAGAAAAGCCACAAGAACGTCAAACTGGCTTCCAGAAGGTTTTCCCCACACCTGTAGCTTACCCGAATTTGCTAGCAGGTTGGAAACCATTTAGTTAATAGTCATTTGTCCTTGGTTATTGGTCATTAGTCATTGGTACTAATGACTTCGATTTCTCCACGGCTTTTTATGAAAATAAGTGAAGCCTGCGTTCAGTCGGTGAACACTCTAAAAATTTGGGATGTTACTCATGATCAGACGCTTACACAGCCGTAAAATTTCCTTAGTGGCTATGCTTACGCTTGTAATATGCCTTACTCTGGTAAGCGTGCGTTCATTTGGGCAAACAATTATGACATCAGCACCCCAACTGCTCACCGATCCATTTTTACAACTGCCAACTGAAACCTCAGTGCAAGTAGTTTGGTTCACTGAGTTTGCTGGTGTTAACCACACAGTAACTTACGGTGAAAATCTTAAACAAACTGCTAAGGCAAATACTACCAAACTCAATCGCACTCGTGAAGACCAGCAATCAAGAGTTGGAAGCCAAACTAAAGATGGGCAAGTTTATCAAAAACCAGTTCAGCGCGACATTTGGCGACATGAGGCTGAGGTAGGTGGGTTAACTCCTGGAGTCCGGGTAAATTATCGTGTCACCAGTGTGCGAGAAGACGGTGAGAGTGCTAGTAGTGATGTTTTTACCCTTGCAGCTACTCCCAAACCAGATACACCACTAAAAATTTTACTTACCTCAGATCATCAATTAAAGCCGATGACAGCAGCAAATCTGCAAAAGGTGGTAGAAACAGTTGGACGAGTTGATGGGGTGTGGTTTGCTGGTGATTTAGTTAATATTAGCGATCGCGCCTCAGAATGGTTTGATGATAATAGTGGTGGGGCGTTGTTTCCCGGCTTACAAGGTCGTGCTACTTATGAAATGACGCACAACGACATTAAGACAACTTACACTGGTGGACAAATAATTCAACACGCACCTATGTTTACTTGTATTGGTAATCATGAGGTGATGGGGCGATTTGCCAGGATGGGAAGTTTAGATGGTGAATTTGATGATACAATTCCTCGTACAGTTGCTCAAAAAATCTATCAAGACAAATCTTTAATAGATAATTCTTTTAATACTAATACCTACGAAGAGATTTTCTCTTTACCAAAAAGTAAAGAGGGTGGAAAAAGGTATTATGCAGTCAGTTTTGGGGATGTGCGTTTAGTGGTACTGTACGCTACAAATATGTGGCGAACTCCCAGCTTAGATGGAAAGCGTAAGGGTAGATATCTAGAAGCTGAAAAGGATTCAAATAATCCTGAAAACTGGGGTTATGGACAGCTAATTTATGAGCCAATTGCTCAAGGGAGCAAGCAGTATAATTGGCTAGAAGCAGAACTCAACAGCCCTGAATTTAAACAAGCAAAATACAAAGTTGTGATGTTCCATCATCCTCCCCATACTCTGGGTGATAATATCGTTCCTGCTTATACAGAACCTGTTCAAATAATTGAACGGGAGGGTAATAATATTAAAGCAGTGCGTTACGAATACTCGAAAGATGCAGATTATATTATCCGTGATGTTGTGCCTTTATTAGAAGCGGCTAATGTGCAATTGGTATTCTATGGGCATTCTCATTTGTGGAACCGTTTTGTTAGTCCCAGTGGAATGCACTTTCTAGAAACATCTAATGTGGGCAATACTTACGGCGCTGCTTGGGGTGACAGAAAGCGAGAAGTGCCAATTGGATATCAAGAGGATTATGTTAAGGTTGGCGATCCCAATGGTTTGGAACCAATAGTGCCCACAATTTCCCCTTTGTTGGGTGAAGATGGTAAGCCGATGCCTTATATTTCGAGTAATAATATTACGGTTTTTAGTATTTTTGATACGGGGGCGGGGACAATAAGTAGTTATCGCTTTGACACTCGCAAACCTGATTCGGAAGTAGTGAAGTTTGATGAATTTAAGTTGAAATATAGCAATCCTATCTGATTTGTGAAAATTGGTGGATTTAGCTCCCCAACTTATTTCATAAGTCGGGGATTTTGTTGTTTGCAAATGATTAAGGATTGCTATAGAGTAATACGGTTCAGTTATGGCTAAAACTTTTTATTAAAGTCAATTTTTTTAACGAACCGCAGAGGCGCAGAGAACACAGAGAGAAGAAAGAAGTTATTAATCCATGCTATTGGATTATAAGCTGCTAATCGCATCAGCAAATAGTCCAGAAACAAAGGGCAAAATAGCCTGACTCTTAGCCTGCACTTTACCTTCAGTAAACACCACTAAGAGGTAAGGGCGCTGTTCTGGTAACTCAATATACGCTGCATCATGACGAACTTGACTTGTCCAGCCTGCTTTTGACCAAATTTGAGCATTTTTAGGAAGTCCACCACCTAAAAAACCTGTTACTTGATTTTCCTCGGTGTCAGTGGGTAAATCGTTGAGAGGACGTTTCAGTAAAGCCATCATTGCTTGCGATCGCGCACTTGAAACCGCCACTCCACCTACAATACTATGCAGTAACCTAGCGATCGCATTTGTTGTTAACATATTGCGATTTTCTAGTAACTCTCCCGCAAACGCCCGTTCCCGTCCATAAGGCCCATCACCCCAAGTTTTTTGACAGACGTTAATCGTCTCCATTTCTTCCCAACCCAAAGATTGATAATAGCGGTTAACGATATTACGCTGATATTTCCAAGTTTCAAAGGGCCCGGTTGGTAATTCTGGCCCAGATGTAGTACCACTTAAAATATCCACAACCAAGCTGGTAGCATCGTTACTAGAATCGACAATCATATCCTGCAAGGCGCGTTCCAATTCCTTGGAAGTTTGACTCATGCCTTTTTCTAGCCATTCATTTACCGCCACCAGGTAAAATAGCTTGACTACACTAGCGGGATAAATCCGTTCAACACCGCGATAAGTAAAACCACGGACTGGATGATCCCAAAAAGCGTTGGGAGTCAGCGCCCCACCAGTATTTACTAGCACTGGTGGATCGTAAACAACCCAAGTCAAGGCAATTTGATTCCGGGCTAAAGTCGGAAATGCTGCCCAAGTTGCATCTAAAATGCCATTACCAATATTTTCGAGTTGTTCGTCTTTATTAAAAAAAATCATTCTCTAATAATGTCCTTTAATCTAAAATCCGAAATCCAAAATCCAAAATTAGGGGAGTATCAGTGTTTAACTGACCTAAATTTATATGATTCTCCTGAATGTACACGTTTAGCAACTCAATCTGCATCTGGGAGGCATTTGTGGGTAACATCAAATCGTCAAAATTTAGCGGTCGAGGTGTATTTGTGTGAAGATGACTATCCGGGATGGTTATCTCTTTCAGATTTTGATTCATTACAACCTGCTACTGTACCTTATCAGGCTGCAACATTTTCTGAATCTGAAATTAAGAAACTCCTCGCAGAGGTCATCGCCTTTACCCAAAAAGCGATGCAACAATCAAATTATTACCTTTGGGGTGGTACGGTTGGGCCAAATTATGACTGTTCTGGGTTGATGCAGGCGGCGTTTGCTTCAGTGGGTATTTGGCTACCTAGAGATGCCTATCAACAGGAAGAATTCACCCAACCAATTACGATTGCAGAACTAGCAGCCGGGGATCTGGTATTTTTTGGAACTAACCAAAAAGCAACCCATGTCGCACTTTATTTGGCCGATGGCTATTACATCCATAGTTCTGGTAAAGATCAGGGACGGGATGGAATTGGGATTGATATTCTCTCGGAACAGGGAGATGCTGTTAGTCTGTCGTATTATCAGCAGCTGCGAGGTGCTGGTAGAGTTTTTAAGAGTTACGAACCACAGAGACGCTGAGGACACAGGGGTATATGAGGAGTGGGAAGGTTTATCAAGGGTTGAGTGAGGAGAATGGGGCGATTTCGGCTATTGTCCCAGATGTTTCGGTGGTGGTGCCTATACATGATGAGGTGGAAAGTTTGCCGCTTTTACTAGAAGCGATCGCATCTACTTTATTTTCTAGTCAGGTAAATTATGAAATCATCTGTGTGGATGATGGTTCTACAGATGGTTCCGGGGATTTTCTGAAAAAAGAGGCGCAAAACCGCACTGATTTAAAGGCGGTGATTTTGCGTCGCAACTACGGACAAACTGCGGCGATGGCTGCTGGGTTTCATTATGCAGTGGGGAAAGCGATCGTTACCTTAGATGCCGATCTCCAGAATGACCCGGCTGATATCCCCATGTTATTAGCAAAGCTGGATGAAGGTTACGATTTGGTAAGTGGTTGGCGGCAAAAGCGCCAAGATGGTGCTGTAAATCGGTTACTTCCTTCCAAAATTGCCAACTGGCTAATTCGCCATACCACTAGCGTGAATATTCATGATTATGGCTGTTCGCTGAAAGCTTATCGTGCAGAACTGTTGGCAGATATGAACCTCTACGGCGAACTACACCGATTTTTACCCGCTTTGGCGTACATCGAAGGAGCTAGAATTACTGAAATACCCGTGCGTCATCACGCACGTCGTTTTGGTCGCAGTAAATATGGGATTTGGCGGACATTCCGGGTGTTGATGGATTTGTTAACCATTCTATTTATGAAAAAATTCCTCACCCGGCCGATGCACGTTTTTGGGCTTTTGGGCTTGATTTCAATGGTTTCCGGCACAGCGATCGGAATTTACTTGACTTTCGTCAAATTAGCTTTAGGTGAGATGATTGGCAATCGCCCCTTGCTAAGTTTAGCTGTTCTCCTGCTAGTAACTGGGGTGCAGTTATTTTGCTTCGGTCTTTTAGCAGAATTGCTCATGCGTACATACCATGAATCTCAAGGACGGCCTATCTATCGCGTGCGAGAAGTAGTAGCAAAAAATGTTAAGTAACGTAACAATAGTAATGATTAGTCATTAGTCATTGGTCATTGGTCATTAGTAAATAGTTAAGAGTAAATATTGGTTGACTCTAAACAAAGGACAAAGGACAAAGGACAAATGACAAATGACAAACAACTCATTAAATTGCATCTACCTTGAAAGCACTTAATACTTTTGACACCGAACTACGGCGCAACCTGCTGATTTTATTTACAGCAGGTTTATTATTCTGGTCGAGTTTGTCTTCGCTCTTACCAACCTTACCGCTTTACATCAATGATGTGGGCGCAAGCAAGCAAGAAATTGGGATTGTGATGGGCAGTTTTGCCATTGGGTTATTGCTATCTCGCCCGACGCTGGGACGGTTAGCCGATGAACGTGGTCGAAAAATTGTCTTGTTAATTGGTACGATAGTAGCTGCGATCACACCCTTTGGTTACTTGGCAACCCAATTAATTGGGCTGCTGATCCTGGTACGAATTTTTCATGGTATTAGCGTTGCTGCTTTTACAACTGGCTACAGTGCCTTAATCGCAGATTTAGCTCCCGCAAAAACTCGTGGCGAAATCATTGGTTACATGACCCTAGCAACTCCCCTTGGTTTAGCAATTGGCCCTGCCTTGGGTGGGTATTTAGAAGCTACAAGTGGTTACGGAATATTATTTCTGGTATCTGCGGAATTGGGTTTTTTCGCTCTCTTGGGAATTGTACAAGTCATGAATCCACCAGTGCAGACACAAGAGCAAACTGAGGCAGAGGATCGCAATTATTGGCAAATTTTGAACAGTCCACAGGTGAGAGTTCCAACTATAGTTATGTTGCTGGTTGGTTTGTCTATCGGTGCTGTACATACCTTTGTCTCGTTGTTTCTCAAATCCAGTCAGGTAGACTTCAATGGCGGACTGTTTTTTACAGCTTCGGCAATTTCTAGTTTTAGTATCAGGGTATTTGCTGGTAAGGCAAGCGATCGCTTTGGTCGTGGTTTATTTATCACCTTTGGTATTTTTTGTTATGTTTTAGCGTTAATACTGCTGTGGCAGGCTCACAGCTCGATGGTTTTCTTATTGGCTGCGCTCGCTGAAGGTGCTGGTAGTGGTACACTAATCTCGATGATGATTGTAATGATGACAGACCGTTCACTGCCAGAAGAACGGGGGCAAATTTTTGCTCTATGCATAGCTGGACTTGACCTGGGAATTGCGATCGCTGCTCCTCTTTTGGGCATCATCGCAGAACAAGTCGGCTACCGCGATATGTTTGGCTACGGTGCTGCGATCACTTCTGTTGCACTTGTCATCTTCGTCACCCAGTCGAGCAAAAACCTATCCAACTCCCTGCGCTTTGCACTAGGTCTAGCTCCAGATGCTTATGCCTTGAAAAACTTAAAAGTTAGGAGTGAAGAAATTTAATTCCTCACTCCTAACTTTTGACTCTTAGCCTGATAAAACGGGCGAGGAGGGATTCGAACCCCCGACACCGTGGTCCGTAGCCACGTGCTCTAGTCCACTGAGCTACACGCCCTCACCGACAATCTATATTAACACGTTCTAACTAAATGATGCAAGATAATTTTCTATCTAATTCTGCCAGCTTAACCCATCTAGATCAACACGGGCAGGCACAGATGGTAGATGTGTCTGATAAAGCACCCACCATCCGCCAAGCAGTAGCTACTGCCAATGTGCGAATGTTGCCAACAACCTTTGCTGCTATTCAAGCCGGAAATGTCCCAAAAGGCGATGTGTTGGCAACTGCAAGATTGGCTGGGATTATGGCAGCCAAGCAAACAGCCGCTTTAATTCCTCTATGTCATCCGTTGCCTTTGCAAAAAATAGCAGTCGAAATTATACCCGACCCGCAACTACCTGGTTATCAAATTCAAGCCACAGTCAAAACTAAAGCTGAAACTGGTGTAGAGATGGAAGCCTTAACTGCTGTTTCTGTGGCTGCGCTAACTTTATACGATATGGCAAAAGCCTTAGAAAAGTCGATTCAAATTGAATCGATTCGTTTAATAAGTAAGAGTGGCGGGAAATCAGGAGATTATTCCCCGCCAGAGCAAGAACCTAGATTATCTCACCTATAGTTTTGTTGAGATCGGCTGGGCTATCAAACTCCTCATCATCTGGCAGTTTCTCTAACAGAGAAATAATCTCCTTATCTGCCCCTTGCTTTTTAGCGTGCTTAATCAAGTCTTTCTTTCCAGCAGGGTAGTCAACACCTTTTAAGTGTTTTTGCATTTCAACTGGGTTTGCCTTAGCCATTTTTATCCACCTCTAAAGGTTCTTTCCATATTCACAAGTGGATATATTTGCTCCCTCTATCAAACAGATGAATCATTTTTAACTGAGATAAATTAAAAGGTCATCCACTAGGTTGATGAATTATGTTTGGGGAATGGGGAATGGGGAATTGGGAATGGGGACAAGGAGAATTGGGGACAAGGGGAAAGACTTGTTTCAAGTTCTCACCTCTTGCTCACTGTGCCCCCTGCCCCCTGCCCCTTCCGGTTGTAAGGGTCTAATAGCAACCACTGCCACAAAAACCTTAGAATAAATAGGGTGTATTTAAATCTGTAACAAATATTTATGCCTCCTCGTTGGCCTCGCAAACCCGATCGCAAAGACCCTGATTATCGTAAGATCGATGACCGGATGAATTTTGCCACCCATGTAGCAATCGCTGCTACGATTAACTCTGGCTTGTGGTTTTTCCACATTTTGAAAGGCACTACCTGGGAGTGGCTACCGTGGGTGACTTTAAGTTGGACAGGAATAGTGTTAGCGCATCTGATTTATATTAGTGCGATCGCTAACTACACCGAAACTCCACCCAAATCCACCTGAAGACGGACTACTAATGCTGGGGCGATTGTAACCTGTGGTAGTGGAATCAGCCTTTTAATTGAGTGATAATGTAAAAAAGCCTGAGATTTCGCGCTCTTTCTTAATTTAGGGTTATTTTTATGGCTAAGACTAACACCACAGAACTACTAGAAGCCCTAGCAGCTGAAATTGGCGAAAATGTCTACATAGACATTGCCAAATGGCATCTTTATTTATCTAATGCCAAACTGCATACTCTTGTTGCCGAACGACTGTATCCTTTAATTACTTCCAACAGCGTAAATGAAGACCAAGTTTTAAAAGTCTTGGAATCAATTTCAGTAAAAATTGGCGGCGGTAGAAGTGAAATTCGTTTAATCGATTTACTGCCAGTACAATGCCAGGTTACTTTAGTTGATATTTTGGAAAAATATCAACGCGAGTTCTAAGCGGTAAAACCAAGATTATCTTAGTTTGACAATTTTATTAATCAGCATTTCCTAATTCGATTTTATTTGCTGAATTAGGTAGGTGTTTGCTATATCTATTTTATAAAAATTAACTTTACAGATACACACAGATAAATCTCGTGTAATTTCTGTGTGGATTTTTGATAAAAATTTCCTTTAACAATTAAGGAATCTCCGCGTTCAAAATCAGTTTAGATTTGAGCGAGTTTATCTTAAAACTCGCTTTGAACTTTCATGCAAACTCACTGAGGCAATTTCTATGCTTTTACAAGTCAAAGATAGTGGCGAATTAGTCAAGATTGTTGAAATTCAGGAATTACTTGACCCGAATAATGATGTTGTTCGCGCAAAAGACCAAGAAGGTCAAGAAGAACAGCAAGCTGAAACTTTTAAAAAAGAAAATCTCGTTTTCCCTTCAGGTGAAGTTTTACCACGCTGTTGGTTAGATGCCGACTATAGACACGACAACGGTTAATGATTAATAGCTAAAAGCGCGGTTAAAAACCGCGTCTACACAAACAAAACCCACCTCCGTGGGTTTCATACCCTTAATTCTTTACTTAGTCTGGGTTCGCGTAGCGTCCCGCAGGAAAGGCGGACTTTGACTGCGTAGCCGCGATTTCCATTCGCTTGGGCTTATTATGTGCCAGATTATGAAGCAGCTTTTTCTTCTACTGTCACCGTTTCATTCTGCTGAGAATTAGGGAAAAATGTCTTAGCAATCCAGTAAGTCAAGATATGAGACAGTAATCCCATAGGGCCAGCAAACAAACACAGTGCAAGTGAGTGAATTGTCCAAATACCTGTTTTTTGCCCTTCCCAATAAATCCAACGACCGACGAATAAATCCATCACTAAAAAATGAATCCAACCCGTTGCAGCAGCCGTTTCATCTGCGAAAAATTTAGCAATATCAGCTAATTGAGGATTCGATAAAGCTTGGGCATTTTCTGGTGTAATACTGCTGATAAACAAATACAAATACGCTCCAGCCAACAGCACAAAGGGCAAATATGATGACATTATTTGCCGTGTAACTTTCCAGTTTGGCAATAAAATCATTAGCGCCCAAAATGGCAACACAAAAAGGTTGGCGAAGTTAAAAAGTTGAGAAATCGTCATAGTTTTGTAGAGTGAGGAATTTTCAGTTATTGTTTTGAATTAACTAATTATTTATAACTCGAAACCTTAGCATTATAGATCCCCGACTTCTTTGAGAAGTCGGGATCTAGGTATATTCACAAAGCTACAAGTTGCGATTCTATTTCTGAAGATTTCAAATCACGTCCGATGAAAACTAAGCGGGTTTGCCGTGCCTCTTCGGGTTTCCAGGGGCGATCGTAAAATTTATCAAATCGAGTTCCCACGCCTTGCATCACTAAACGCATCGATTTATTTTGTACTGCCACAAAGCCTTTAATTCGGTAAATTTCTTGTTGTTGTGCTAGTTTCTCCAACTGCTGTTGCAGCTTTTCTGGATCAAAGGTACGATCCAAAATTAAATTAGTTGAGGTAATTTCTTCGTCGTGATTGTGGTCTTCTTCCGTATCGTCATGACTCGGACGGCTATCTAAATTGTCTTCGACTGCGGCTTGGAATCCTAATAATATAGATGCGTCTAGCTGAGAACGGTCGCTCTCGACAATTTTCACCACTCTGGGCAACTCTTGCTTAATTAATTCTTCAACTCTGGCTTTTGTCTCAGCATCCACCAAGTCAATTTTATTCAATACCACCAAGTCTGCACAAGCAAGTTGGTCTTCAAATAGTTCTTGCAAAGGTGTTTCGTGTTCTAGATTATCATCTGCCTGTCGTTGGGCTGCGATCGCATCTGGATTGCTAGCAAATGTCCCCGCCCCTACCGCCGCACAATCTACCACGGTAATCACAGCATCTACAGTGGCGGCGTTGCGAATTTCTTGCCAGCGAAAAGCCTTCACCAATGGTTTT
This window contains:
- a CDS encoding DUF3181 family protein, producing the protein MAKTNTTELLEALAAEIGENVYIDIAKWHLYLSNAKLHTLVAERLYPLITSNSVNEDQVLKVLESISVKIGGGRSEIRLIDLLPVQCQVTLVDILEKYQREF
- a CDS encoding acetyltransferase, coding for MLLQVKDSGELVKIVEIQELLDPNNDVVRAKDQEGQEEQQAETFKKENLVFPSGEVLPRCWLDADYRHDNG
- the cobW gene encoding cobalamin biosynthesis protein CobW, producing the protein MATKIPVTVITGFLGSGKTSLIRHLLQNNQGRRIAILVNEFGELGIDGELLKSCQICPEDAEGDTNIFELTNGCLCCTVQEEFYPTMQELIKRRDSIDCILIETSGLALPKPLVKAFRWQEIRNAATVDAVITVVDCAAVGAGTFASNPDAIAAQRQADDNLEHETPLQELFEDQLACADLVVLNKIDLVDAETKARVEELIKQELPRVVKIVESDRSQLDASILLGFQAAVEDNLDSRPSHDDTEEDHNHDEEITSTNLILDRTFDPEKLQQQLEKLAQQQEIYRIKGFVAVQNKSMRLVMQGVGTRFDKFYDRPWKPEEARQTRLVFIGRDLKSSEIESQLVAL
- a CDS encoding ABA4-like family protein, giving the protein MTISQLFNFANLFVLPFWALMILLPNWKVTRQIMSSYLPFVLLAGAYLYLFISSITPENAQALSNPQLADIAKFFADETAAATGWIHFLVMDLFVGRWIYWEGQKTGIWTIHSLALCLFAGPMGLLSHILTYWIAKTFFPNSQQNETVTVEEKAAS
- a CDS encoding 2TM domain-containing protein, with the translated sequence MPPRWPRKPDRKDPDYRKIDDRMNFATHVAIAATINSGLWFFHILKGTTWEWLPWVTLSWTGIVLAHLIYISAIANYTETPPKST